The Paraburkholderia largidicola DNA segment CATGGCCTTCGATCCGGACACGGGCAAGACGTTGTTCATTCTCGACGGCCCGACCGTTACGGGACGCCGCACGGCCGCGATGACGATGCTCGGCATCGAGACGCTGTCGCGCGTCGCACCGAAAGACATCCTGCTGATCGGCGCGGGCACGCAGGCCGCGAGCCATCTGCAGGCGATCGGCGAACTGTATCCAGAGGCGCGTGTGCGCGTGCGAGGCACATCAACGGCGCGCGCGCAGGCGTTCTGCGACGCGCAGCGCGGCACGGTGCGCGATCTGCAAGCCATGAGCGACGCGACGATTCCCGATTCCGTCGACACCATCATCGCGCTCACGACGAGCCGCCAGGCCGTCTACGACGAAGCGCCGCGCGCGGGGCGGCTGGTGATCGGCGTCGGTGCGTTCACGCCGCAGATGTGTGAGATCGGCACGCGCACGCTTGCAGGCAGCACGCTGTATGTCGACGATCTCGCGGGCGCGAAGCACGAAGCCGGGGACTTCATTCAGGCGGGCATCGACTGGTCGACGGTGACGGGGATCACGGATGCGCTCGCGAGCCAGCCGTCGTTCGATACGCCCGTGGTCTTCAAGACCGTCGGCTGCGCGGCGTGGGATCTGGCAGCGGGGCGTGTCGCGCGGGCAGCGCTGGGCGCGGGTTGAGCGCTCGCCCGTCGGCGCTGTCGTCGCAGGCCACGTGACAGGGCGAAGCGGAACGAACGTGCGTGCCGTGTCACGACAGCAAGCGTGCAAACAATCCTAAAACGTTGCAACATAGTCGTCTCGCGCAAACCTGCCCGATTTCAGCGCTGCCTGAAAGGTTGGTCCGGACGGGCTTGCGTTTTTCCCAGCAGTTAATTTTTGCGACCGCGCTATGACGACTTCCACCGCTCCTGCTTCGCCGGACCGCCCGCTCGACATGATCATTTTCGGCGGCGCCGGCGACCTGTCAGCCCGCAAGCTGCTGCCCGCGCTGTATATGGCGCACACGCACGGCAATCTGCCCGCCGAAACGCGCATTCTCGCGATCGGCCGCCGCGAATGGGTGCGTGACGACTATCTGAAATGGATGGACGAGCAGAGCCGTCCGTTCATCGAATCCGGTGCGTATGAATCGGGCGCATGGGATCGCTTCCTGTCGCTGTTCGAGTACGTGCGCGTCAATGTCGACCAGGCCGACGATTACGCACGTCTTGCCGAGGCATCGCGCCCGAATGCGCTGCGCGTGTTCTATCTGTCGACGTCGCCTGAACTGTTTACGACGATTTGCGACAACCTCTCGTCGCACGGTCTGCTCGACGAGCACTCGCGCGTCGTGCTCGAAAAGCCGCTCGGTCACGATCTGCAATCGGCGCAGGCGATCAACGATTCCGTCGGCAAGCATTTCTCCGAGCATCAGATCTACCGGATCGACCACTATCTGGGCAAGGAGACGGTGCAGAACCTGATGGTGCTGCGTTTCGGCAACGCGATCTTCGGGCCGCTGTGGCAGGCGCCGTATATCCGCAGCGTGCAGATCACGGTGGCGGAGTCGGTCGGCGTGGGTACGCGCGCGGGCTTCTACGACCATACGGGCGCGATGCGCGACATGGTGCAGAACCACTTGCTGCAATTGCTATGTATCGTCGCGATGGAGCCGCCCGTGTCGCTCGATGCCGATGCCGTGCGCGACGAGAAGCTGAAGGTGCTGCGTTCGCTGCGTCCGATGACAGCCGAGGACATCTCGCGCGATACGGTGCGCGGGCAGTACACGGCGGGCGCTGTCGGCGGCGAGCCGGTGAAGGGTTATCTGGAAGAAGCGAATGTGCCCGCCGATAGCCGCGCGGAAACGTTCGTCGCGTTGCGCGCGCATATCAACAACTGGCGCTGGGCGAACGTGCCGTTCTATCTGCGCACTGGCAAGCGGATGGCGAAGAAGTTGTCGGAGATCGTGATCGAGTTCGCGGATCTGCCGTTTTCGATCATGCCGAATAGTCCGTGCGGTCCGCGTAACTGCGGCAATCGACTCGTGATCCAGTTGCAGCCGAATGAATCGATCCAGTTGCAGATGCTTGCGAAGGAGCCGGGTAGCGGGATGCGGACGCTGCCAGTGAATCTGAATCTCGATCTGGAGCAGGCGTTCACGAGCCGTCGCGCGGAAGCGTATGAGCGTCTGCTGATCGACGTCGTGCGCGGCAGGCTCACTCACTTCATGCGCCGTGATGAACTGGAAGCGGCATGGACGTGGGTCGATCCGATCATCGAAGCGTGGAAACGCAATGGCGACAAGCCAAGGGGTTATACGGCCGGGACGTTCGGGCCGGGGGCTTCGACGGCGATGATGGCGCGGGACAATATGGTGTGGTCGGAAGAGTCGTAAGTCGAACGGACCATCCATGAAAGCAGGGCGAAGAGGGCACCTCTTCGCCCTTTTCGTTTTTGCCGCGCGTATTGAAGGCGAACTGTTAGCAATTTTTACTTATCAGTGCACGCTTAAGGAATTTTTTCCGAAAATGACTTTTTGTTGTCCGGTGACAGGGAGATAAAGGGCATCTACTAGCACGTAGTTTTACGAGCAGATCGGCAGTGATCACGCCTCGAACCCTCAGCGCATTTGCTTGCGCGAGAGCGGTTCCGACGAATCCTTCGCGGAGTCTGTCATGAAACGCGCGCTACTCATGTTTGCGCGCGTGAGCGGCATGTTGGCCAGTGCTGCCCACGCACAAAGCTCGCTGACGATCAGCGGGACGACCTACACGTATTGCGCGGCGGAAAACCAGTACTGCGCGTTCAGTGGGTCGGCGCGTGTCGTGTATGGCACCACATCGCCGACACTTCAATACAACATCAACGGGCCATTCACGAACGGTGTGCAGTGCTCGACGGGGGCCGTGTCTCCGACGGATCCCGCATTCGGGTATGGGAAGAGTTGCTGGTACGCGAGCAGTGCCGCGACGCCGACGCCGACTCCGACTCCGACTCCGACTCCTGCACCCGCGCCAGCGCCAGCGCCATCTCCATCGGGTTCGTGGACTCAATGTGCCGCAGAAAATGGCTACTGCGCGTTTGCCGGCACGAAGACCGTGCTGTACGGCGGAAGCACGACCGCACACAACGTTTCGAAGGTCTTTACAAACGGCACCGCTTGTACGAATGGAGCTTTCGGCACCGATCCGGATTACGGGTATGGGAAGTACTGCTGGATTCCTGCGGGGATGACGCCCGCGCCGACGCCGACGCCAACGCCAACGCCAACGCCAACGCCAACGCCAACGCCAACGCCAACGCCAACACCGACGCCAACACCGACGCCAACACCAACACCGACGCCAACACCAACACCGACGCCAACACCGACACCGACACCGACGCCAACACCGACACCGACACCGACACCGACACCGACACCGACACCGACACCGACACCGACACCGACACCGACACCGACACCGACACCGACACCGACACCGACACCGACAGGATCCATCTCCTGCGGCAACCCAACATCGACGGCGGGCGGAACAACCAATGGGCTGATCGCCGCCGATACGCCGAGCAGCAATGGCACGCGTCTGTTCAATCAAGGCAGCGCATTTCAGGTATCGTTCGTGACGGCAGCGACTTCGGCCGATACCGTCGTCTGGTCGATGCAGGATCAGTTGGGCAACATCAAGGGCAGCGGCTCGTTCGCGGTTTCGAGCGGCAAGCGGACGAGCGTCCTGTCGTGCACCTCATCCATCGCGGGCTACTTCGCGATCACGGCGACGCTTTCGCGCGGGGGCGGCACATTGCCTCAAGCCGGCACGCGCCCCACGGGCATTGCAACGTTCGGCATCTTGCCTAATCTGTCCAGTACGATTCCCGCCGTCAGCTATGCACACCAGGAGCAGCACCGCTTCGGCATGCAAGGCTTCAACGACAACGGACCGATGCTCGCCGCGCTCGGCATTTCGCAGACGATCGACGACCGCGAGTTGTCCGCGATGGAACCCAACGGCGCGAACACGTGGACGCCGGCGCTATCGGATCTCGACCCGTTCTATACGAGCGGAAAGATCATGCGTCTGATCCGGCTCGATGGCATTCCCGCATGGGCCAGCCCGACGGGCGGTTTCCAGGACGACACCAGTGCGCCGATCAACCTGACGTACTACCAGAACTACATGGCGCGTGTCGGCAGCGACAGCGATGCAATCAGAAAGGCGTATTTCCCCAGTCAGCAGAACAACTACTATCAGGTGACATGGGAACCGCAATGGGCGGATTCCACGGCCAATTTCGTCGCGATGTACTCGGCCGTCTACAAGGGATTGCATTCGACGGATCCCAACGCTGTCGTCATGGGCACGACGAATGTTTTCCCCGCCAACTGTCCGACGCAGTGCACGCAAGGCTTTCTCGCGACGTACGGACCGCTCGGTATCGGCAACTATCTGGACGGCGTCACGACGCACGGCTATTACAACGCGGGCACCTATGCCGCTCATCCGCCGGAGCAATACGATACCGATCCGAACCCGGCCAATGTGGCCAATGCTCTCGATCAGCAGATGCGTTCGTTGCGTGCGCAAATGCAGACGGTCAAGCC contains these protein-coding regions:
- the zwf gene encoding glucose-6-phosphate dehydrogenase, which produces MTTSTAPASPDRPLDMIIFGGAGDLSARKLLPALYMAHTHGNLPAETRILAIGRREWVRDDYLKWMDEQSRPFIESGAYESGAWDRFLSLFEYVRVNVDQADDYARLAEASRPNALRVFYLSTSPELFTTICDNLSSHGLLDEHSRVVLEKPLGHDLQSAQAINDSVGKHFSEHQIYRIDHYLGKETVQNLMVLRFGNAIFGPLWQAPYIRSVQITVAESVGVGTRAGFYDHTGAMRDMVQNHLLQLLCIVAMEPPVSLDADAVRDEKLKVLRSLRPMTAEDISRDTVRGQYTAGAVGGEPVKGYLEEANVPADSRAETFVALRAHINNWRWANVPFYLRTGKRMAKKLSEIVIEFADLPFSIMPNSPCGPRNCGNRLVIQLQPNESIQLQMLAKEPGSGMRTLPVNLNLDLEQAFTSRRAEAYERLLIDVVRGRLTHFMRRDELEAAWTWVDPIIEAWKRNGDKPRGYTAGTFGPGASTAMMARDNMVWSEES
- the lhpI gene encoding bifunctional Delta(1)-pyrroline-2-carboxylate/Delta(1)-piperideine-2-carboxylate reductase, encoding MSSTPIFDAAGTARLIPFRALVDALKTAAADYAAGRVASPERLVVPLNDNGIMLSMPAAAADLAIHKLVNVCPRNGERALPTIHGQVMAFDPDTGKTLFILDGPTVTGRRTAAMTMLGIETLSRVAPKDILLIGAGTQAASHLQAIGELYPEARVRVRGTSTARAQAFCDAQRGTVRDLQAMSDATIPDSVDTIIALTTSRQAVYDEAPRAGRLVIGVGAFTPQMCEIGTRTLAGSTLYVDDLAGAKHEAGDFIQAGIDWSTVTGITDALASQPSFDTPVVFKTVGCAAWDLAAGRVARAALGAG